The proteins below are encoded in one region of bacterium:
- a CDS encoding methylmalonyl-CoA mutase family protein: MRAVSQLVARHPERKPVFTTDSSIEVERLYDDAPPEELGYPGFYPFTRGIHPNLYRGKLWTMRQYAGFGTAEESNARYKYLLSQGTTGLSVAFDLPTQIGYDSDHPVAAGEVGRVGVAICSLDDMETLLDGIPLDRISISMTINATAAILMALYIAVARRRGIPEAKLAGTVQNDILKEYIARGTYIFPPRPSMRLVTDIVGYCREHLPQWNSMSISGYHIREAGSNAVQELAFTFANAIAYVDAARQAGLDVDEFTPRLAFFWGCHNQLFEEVAKFRAARRIWARIMKERFGAHDERSMMLRFHTQTAGCTLTAQQPMNNAARVTIQALAAVLGGTQSLHTNAMDEALSLPTESSARLALRTQQIIAHESGVADTVDPLGGSYFVETLTAQLEERVWDYLQRIDAMGGAIPAIEKKYFQHEIETEAYRYQKEIESHERIVVGVNRFADDAEVSPPLLRVNPELEERQKQKLAALRARRDNARVAAGLARLRAAAESDANLLPFLIEAVESYATLGEIADGLRGVWGEFRDQS; the protein is encoded by the coding sequence ATGCGCGCGGTCAGCCAGCTTGTGGCACGCCATCCCGAGCGCAAACCGGTCTTCACAACGGACAGCAGCATCGAGGTCGAGCGTCTCTATGATGACGCTCCGCCCGAGGAACTGGGCTATCCCGGTTTCTACCCGTTTACGCGCGGCATTCATCCGAATCTCTATCGCGGCAAACTATGGACGATGCGGCAGTACGCCGGATTCGGGACCGCTGAAGAGTCCAATGCCCGCTACAAGTACCTGCTCTCGCAGGGCACGACCGGGCTTTCGGTAGCGTTCGACCTGCCGACGCAGATCGGCTACGACAGCGATCATCCAGTGGCGGCGGGAGAAGTCGGACGCGTCGGTGTGGCCATCTGCAGTCTCGATGACATGGAGACTCTGCTGGATGGCATCCCGCTGGACCGCATCAGCATCTCCATGACGATCAATGCCACCGCCGCGATTCTCATGGCGCTCTATATTGCGGTGGCGCGCCGCCGGGGCATTCCAGAAGCGAAGCTCGCGGGAACAGTTCAGAATGATATTCTGAAAGAATACATCGCGCGCGGCACATACATTTTTCCGCCGCGCCCGTCCATGCGCCTGGTTACGGATATCGTCGGCTATTGCCGCGAACATCTGCCGCAGTGGAATTCCATGTCGATCTCCGGCTATCACATTCGTGAGGCCGGATCGAACGCGGTGCAGGAACTGGCTTTCACTTTTGCCAATGCCATTGCGTACGTCGATGCGGCCCGGCAGGCGGGGCTGGATGTGGATGAGTTCACGCCGCGACTGGCCTTCTTCTGGGGCTGTCACAATCAGTTATTTGAAGAAGTGGCCAAGTTCCGCGCCGCGAGGCGCATCTGGGCGCGGATCATGAAGGAGCGCTTCGGCGCTCATGATGAGCGCTCGATGATGCTGCGCTTTCACACTCAGACGGCGGGATGCACCCTCACCGCTCAGCAGCCGATGAACAACGCGGCGCGCGTGACCATTCAGGCGCTGGCGGCGGTGCTGGGCGGCACACAAAGTCTGCACACCAATGCGATGGATGAAGCGCTCTCGCTGCCGACGGAGAGTTCCGCGCGGCTGGCGTTGCGCACGCAGCAGATTATCGCGCATGAATCCGGTGTTGCCGACACGGTGGATCCCCTCGGCGGCAGTTACTTCGTGGAAACGCTGACCGCGCAGCTTGAAGAACGCGTATGGGACTATTTGCAGCGCATCGATGCCATGGGCGGCGCAATCCCGGCCATTGAGAAAAAATACTTCCAGCACGAGATTGAGACCGAGGCCTACCGCTACCAGAAAGAGATAGAATCCCACGAACGCATTGTGGTTGGGGTGAATCGCTTCGCCGACGATGCGGAAGTCTCGCCGCCGCTGCTCAGGGTCAATCCTGAACTGGAGGAGCGGCAGAAGCAAAAGCTTGCTGCACTCCGTGCCCGCCGCGACAATGCGCGCGTCGCCGCCGGACTTGCGCGGTTGCGCGCCGCCGCAGAGAGTGACGCGAACCTCCTGCCGTTTCTGATTGAGGCGGTTGAATCGTACGCAACCCTCGGCGAGATCGCAGACGGTCTGCGCGGCGTCTGGGGCGAATTCCGCGACCAGTCATGA
- a CDS encoding biotin--[acetyl-CoA-carboxylase] ligase has protein sequence MSWDSKLFNLHLTTRRFGRESVWLEELDSTNRWLMENQAQFTMSGGIIVTDHQTSGRGRRERTWHDAPGDSLLFTVLLRHPADNTSLGFLSLTPAISLARVLHKRFGALHRVSVKWPNDAQINSRKVAGVLGQSVIHGMQSTSVVGVGINAYTRREDFPEECRDRSTSILAETGERVPREILLAEMLNQWEPLFDDLLERRFDVLTAHWESFGPARSSAITRQESGESITGTFEGLGSHGQLMLRDEQGALHELFTGDLTS, from the coding sequence ATGAGTTGGGATTCCAAACTCTTCAACCTGCATCTGACCACGCGTCGCTTTGGCCGGGAATCCGTCTGGCTCGAAGAACTGGATTCTACCAATCGCTGGTTGATGGAGAATCAGGCGCAGTTCACGATGTCCGGCGGCATCATTGTAACGGACCATCAGACCAGCGGACGCGGACGCCGCGAACGCACGTGGCATGATGCTCCGGGAGACTCGCTGCTGTTCACGGTTCTGCTGCGTCATCCTGCCGACAACACATCGCTGGGATTCCTGAGTCTCACGCCGGCCATCTCACTGGCGCGTGTGCTTCACAAGCGATTCGGCGCGCTGCACCGGGTGTCCGTCAAGTGGCCCAACGACGCGCAGATCAATAGTCGAAAAGTGGCGGGTGTGCTTGGGCAGAGCGTGATTCACGGCATGCAGTCGACGTCAGTGGTCGGTGTCGGCATCAACGCCTATACGCGCCGCGAGGACTTCCCCGAAGAGTGCCGCGACCGTTCGACGTCCATTCTGGCGGAGACCGGAGAGCGTGTACCGCGCGAGATTTTGCTGGCGGAAATGCTTAATCAATGGGAGCCGCTGTTCGACGATCTTCTGGAACGGCGCTTTGACGTGCTGACCGCGCACTGGGAGTCGTTCGGTCCGGCCCGCAGCAGCGCCATCACTCGGCAGGAATCCGGGGAATCGATCACGGGGACATTTGAGGGGTTAGGCAGTCACGGCCAGCTTATGCTGCGGGATGAGCAAGGCGCTCTTCACGAACTTTTTACGGGAGACCTCACATCGTGA
- a CDS encoding type III pantothenate kinase translates to MSRRLLAIDIGNTHTTLGLFDGVSLRECWRMATRAARTGDELWISLRQFFEGSGVDLQALDAVSISSVVPDLTAAYVSMSKSRLRLEPLVIRADSVRNLRIAYDPPASVGPDRLCGAVAAFAKYGGPLVVVDLGTATVFDVVSADAVYLGGLIAPGLMTALESLHTKAALLPRVEPEFPQKVIGGNTVTAIQSGILNGAVEMVNGLVARIELEVGMAVNVIGTGGFALLLQPHCARMRHVEPDLVLDGIRLITDQQ, encoded by the coding sequence GTGAGCCGCCGGCTCTTAGCGATTGACATCGGCAACACGCACACCACGCTCGGCCTGTTCGACGGCGTGTCCCTGCGGGAATGCTGGCGCATGGCGACCCGTGCCGCGCGTACCGGCGACGAGTTGTGGATCAGCCTGCGTCAGTTCTTCGAAGGCAGCGGCGTCGACCTACAGGCGCTGGACGCCGTGTCGATTTCTTCCGTTGTGCCCGATCTTACGGCGGCCTATGTGTCGATGTCGAAGAGCCGGTTGCGCCTCGAACCGCTGGTTATCCGCGCCGACTCCGTGCGGAATCTGCGCATCGCCTACGATCCCCCGGCCTCGGTCGGTCCCGACAGGCTTTGCGGCGCTGTGGCCGCCTTTGCAAAATATGGCGGGCCGCTGGTGGTGGTGGATCTCGGAACGGCCACCGTCTTTGATGTGGTGAGCGCCGATGCTGTTTATCTGGGCGGCCTGATCGCCCCCGGTCTGATGACCGCGCTGGAATCCCTGCACACAAAAGCCGCGCTTCTGCCGCGAGTCGAACCGGAGTTTCCGCAAAAAGTAATCGGCGGCAATACGGTCACGGCGATACAATCCGGGATTCTCAATGGCGCGGTGGAAATGGTCAACGGCCTCGTCGCCAGAATCGAGCTGGAAGTGGGCATGGCGGTTAACGTGATTGGCACCGGAGGATTTGCGCTGCTGCTTCAGCCGCATTGCGCTCGGATGCGGCATGTGGAGCCCGATCTTGTCCTGGACGGCATCCGCCTGATTACGGATCAGCAATGA
- a CDS encoding N-acetylmuramoyl-L-alanine amidase → MKRISLAVLCALILSPALMASQIVLVYPRAEGAARTHVYAATLDSTFVLGRVEPPSGELSVNGAPVSFDSRGAFLAWLPLRKAAGQRSWDFVLNQKGQRAATLSFPYAVVSDTTVPVSAAATENITFPRVLRVTANNAHTRSAPDGTYHVFPDSGCRVLAVGQTDGYYRVKLCEGLEELLESSSATLDTSSRLIPLLLRNGVCSRSGSASIIAIGASRPVPWISTLSPDRRSLRVTLFGALAGSNRIRYDVRDEFLSGVEWEQLPGRLQLDIRCAQDITRGYTVSFANDSLRIHIRAPYFPEDRRLRGKVIVLDPGHGGASSGTIGPLGTEEKDVVLKWAEMVGKELRRKGAVVYFTRETDTDVALYDRTRLAERLHPDLFLSLHCNALPDSQNPLLRHGTGTYYYQSQSRDAAVALHTQLLTDGKLADDGLYDANLAVVRPTDFPAVLIEAAYLIYPPEEQLLRSDVFLRALAQGVARGLNDYFQRVP, encoded by the coding sequence ATGAAGCGGATATCGCTCGCGGTGCTTTGTGCGCTGATTCTGTCGCCGGCTCTGATGGCGTCGCAGATTGTTCTGGTCTACCCGCGTGCCGAAGGCGCCGCGCGCACGCACGTGTATGCCGCCACGCTGGACTCGACCTTTGTGCTGGGCCGCGTGGAGCCGCCTTCCGGTGAGTTGTCGGTGAACGGCGCTCCGGTTTCATTCGATAGCCGCGGTGCGTTTCTCGCATGGCTGCCGTTGCGAAAGGCCGCCGGGCAAAGATCCTGGGATTTTGTTCTGAATCAAAAAGGTCAACGTGCGGCAACGCTGAGTTTTCCATACGCGGTTGTTTCCGACACGACGGTGCCGGTGTCCGCAGCGGCTACTGAGAACATAACGTTCCCGCGCGTTCTCCGCGTAACGGCCAACAACGCGCACACCCGTTCGGCGCCGGATGGCACCTATCATGTGTTTCCAGATTCCGGATGCAGAGTGCTGGCGGTGGGGCAAACCGATGGCTACTATCGTGTGAAGCTGTGCGAGGGCTTGGAGGAGTTGCTGGAGAGTTCCTCGGCAACGCTGGATACGTCATCCCGTCTCATCCCCCTGCTCCTCAGAAACGGAGTATGCAGCCGTTCCGGCTCTGCCTCTATAATAGCCATTGGCGCAAGCCGGCCGGTGCCGTGGATCTCCACGCTGAGCCCCGACCGGCGCTCGCTGCGAGTCACGCTGTTTGGCGCGCTGGCGGGAAGCAACCGTATCCGCTACGATGTCCGCGATGAGTTTCTGAGCGGCGTCGAATGGGAACAACTTCCCGGCAGACTGCAACTGGACATTCGCTGTGCGCAGGATATCACTCGCGGTTATACGGTGAGTTTCGCGAACGACAGCTTGCGAATCCATATTCGGGCTCCGTACTTCCCTGAAGATCGCCGGTTGCGCGGAAAGGTGATTGTGCTCGATCCGGGGCATGGCGGCGCATCTTCCGGAACCATTGGCCCTCTTGGCACAGAGGAGAAGGATGTTGTTCTGAAGTGGGCGGAAATGGTGGGCAAGGAGCTGCGCCGGAAGGGTGCGGTCGTCTATTTCACGCGCGAGACGGATACTGATGTTGCTTTGTACGACCGGACGCGACTGGCAGAGCGGCTTCATCCCGATCTCTTTCTCAGCCTGCACTGCAACGCGCTGCCCGACAGCCAGAATCCGTTGCTGCGTCATGGCACTGGGACGTATTACTATCAATCGCAGTCCCGCGATGCGGCGGTGGCGCTGCACACGCAACTTCTAACGGACGGAAAGCTTGCCGATGACGGCCTGTACGATGCGAATTTGGCCGTGGTTCGGCCAACGGATTTTCCCGCAGTGCTCATCGAGGCGGCCTATCTGATCTACCCGCCCGAAGAGCAATTGCTGCGGTCGGACGTCTTTCTCCGCGCTCTGGCACAAGGAGTTGCGCGCGGTCTCAACGATTACTTTCAACGTGTACCATAG
- the greA gene encoding transcription elongation factor GreA → MDREYVSKAGMEKLQSELNDWRNTKRPAMVKQLATARAHGDLSENAEYHAAREELTRIDQKIMQLEVAIRSAVLVDENSVNTDQVRPFTRVRVMDTHKKTTREFALVSATEANPTEGKISHQSPVARGLIGAKVGQTVEIQIPSGTVSWKILEILPYQT, encoded by the coding sequence TTGGACAGGGAATATGTGAGCAAAGCCGGGATGGAAAAGTTGCAGTCCGAGTTGAATGACTGGCGCAACACGAAACGTCCCGCGATGGTCAAGCAGCTCGCAACGGCGCGGGCCCACGGTGATCTTTCCGAGAACGCGGAATACCATGCGGCGCGTGAGGAGCTGACCCGGATCGATCAAAAGATCATGCAACTGGAGGTGGCCATCCGCTCCGCCGTGCTCGTCGATGAGAACAGCGTGAACACCGATCAGGTCCGGCCCTTTACACGGGTGCGCGTGATGGATACCCACAAGAAAACCACGCGCGAATTCGCGCTGGTGTCTGCAACCGAGGCGAATCCCACGGAAGGGAAAATCAGCCACCAGTCGCCCGTGGCGCGCGGGTTGATCGGCGCCAAGGTCGGGCAGACGGTGGAGATTCAGATCCCTTCCGGAACAGTGTCGTGGAAGATTCTCGAAATCCTTCCCTACCAGACGTAA
- a CDS encoding PspC domain-containing protein: METAARRLTRSRRNRVFAGVCGGLAEYLGWDTVLVRIAYVALTLISFGAAGILLYLLAWMMIPLEDEQPAGFLADEPPRSRARATVGALLIIVGALALLDSFMPWFWHMFSFHIVVSAVLIAIGLIIIFWKNPEPAPAAVPAGASEVPHQEIPRAPSERRLMRLQQGRKIAGVCAGLGSYFGVDPTIVRLVFLALVLVGGSGLLLYIILWVVMPLEIT; encoded by the coding sequence ATGGAGACTGCTGCACGCCGCCTGACGCGCTCCCGCCGCAACCGGGTCTTTGCGGGAGTCTGTGGCGGACTGGCGGAATATCTCGGATGGGATACGGTGCTGGTGCGCATCGCCTACGTGGCGCTGACGCTGATTTCTTTTGGCGCCGCCGGCATTCTGCTCTATCTGCTCGCGTGGATGATGATTCCTCTTGAGGACGAGCAGCCTGCGGGTTTCCTCGCGGACGAGCCGCCGCGCTCTCGGGCTCGCGCCACGGTGGGCGCTCTGCTGATTATCGTGGGCGCTTTGGCGTTGCTGGATTCCTTTATGCCGTGGTTCTGGCATATGTTCAGCTTTCACATCGTGGTTTCCGCGGTGCTGATTGCCATCGGTCTCATCATCATTTTCTGGAAGAACCCTGAGCCCGCGCCTGCGGCCGTGCCCGCCGGTGCCTCTGAGGTTCCGCATCAGGAAATTCCACGCGCGCCTTCTGAGCGCCGCCTGATGCGCTTGCAGCAGGGACGCAAGATCGCCGGTGTCTGCGCCGGACTCGGGAGCTATTTCGGCGTCGATCCCACCATCGTGCGCCTGGTCTTCCTGGCACTGGTGCTGGTCGGCGGAAGCGGTTTGCTGCTTTACATTATTCTGTGGGTTGTGATGCCCCTTGAAATCACGTGA
- the lepA gene encoding translation elongation factor 4, with protein MLERIRNFCIIAHIDHGKSTLADRLLELTHTIDPRQMRKQVLDSMDLEQERGITIKMHAITMNYHHSDGQDYTLNLIDTPGHVDFTYEVSRSLRACEGALLVVDATQGLEAQTLSNLYLAMDANLEIIPVLNKIDLAVARVEEVTKQITDLLGVSEEEVLMVSAKTGQNCESILKTVVERVPPPTGDPEGNLRALIFDSLYESYRGAIAYVRVVDGRITPGTRIRFTATGKEFDVTDVGILRLEQIKKEALTAGDVGYVVTGCRDVRDISVGDTIFDASQPAGEPLPGYREVKPMVYAGVYPSDTNDYEVLRDSLAKLRLNDSALLYEPETSIALGFGFRVGFLGLLHFEIVQERLEREYNLDLVCTVPSVEYRAIMLDGKLKLVDNPVLLPSPMEVQTLEEPFIQASIITPEEYIGQIMQISIEHRGVHMNTEYIDAKRVNMHYEFPLAEIIFDFYDKLKSVSRGYASFDYEFLDYRKSELTKLDILVNGEVVDALSVIVHADKAYSWGRRVCDRLETLIPRQLFDVAIQAALGSKIIARSTVKAMRKNVLAKCYGGDVSRKKKLLEKQKAGKKRMKAIGNVEIPQDAFLAILRAE; from the coding sequence ATGCTTGAACGAATCCGAAATTTCTGTATCATCGCTCATATCGATCACGGCAAGTCCACCCTTGCGGACCGCTTGCTCGAGCTGACTCATACCATCGATCCCCGCCAGATGCGCAAGCAGGTGCTGGATTCGATGGATCTGGAGCAGGAGCGCGGCATCACGATTAAGATGCACGCCATCACCATGAATTATCATCATAGTGACGGTCAGGACTATACTCTGAATCTGATCGACACCCCGGGCCACGTGGACTTCACCTATGAGGTGTCCCGCAGCCTGCGCGCCTGCGAAGGAGCGTTGCTGGTCGTCGATGCCACGCAGGGCCTTGAAGCTCAGACTCTCTCCAATCTCTATCTGGCGATGGACGCCAATCTCGAGATCATTCCGGTCCTCAACAAGATCGACCTGGCTGTCGCCCGCGTAGAGGAAGTGACGAAGCAGATCACGGACCTGCTCGGCGTGTCGGAAGAAGAAGTGCTGATGGTCAGCGCCAAAACCGGACAAAACTGCGAATCGATTCTTAAAACCGTGGTGGAACGCGTGCCGCCGCCCACGGGAGATCCGGAAGGAAACCTGCGCGCGCTGATTTTCGATTCCCTCTACGAGTCCTATCGCGGAGCCATCGCTTATGTGCGCGTCGTGGATGGCCGCATTACACCGGGGACCCGCATCCGGTTCACGGCCACGGGGAAGGAATTCGACGTCACCGATGTCGGGATTCTGCGCCTCGAGCAGATCAAAAAGGAAGCCCTCACCGCGGGAGATGTCGGTTACGTGGTGACGGGGTGCCGCGACGTGCGCGACATCAGCGTTGGCGATACGATCTTTGACGCGTCGCAGCCCGCGGGCGAACCGCTGCCGGGATACCGCGAAGTCAAACCGATGGTTTACGCCGGCGTCTATCCCTCCGACACCAACGATTACGAGGTGCTGCGCGATTCACTGGCGAAGCTGCGTCTGAACGATTCCGCCCTCCTCTATGAGCCGGAAACATCCATCGCCCTCGGTTTCGGATTCCGCGTCGGCTTTCTCGGACTGCTGCATTTCGAAATTGTACAAGAGCGGCTGGAGCGCGAATACAATCTCGACCTTGTGTGCACCGTGCCGTCGGTGGAGTACCGCGCCATCATGCTGGACGGCAAGCTCAAACTGGTGGACAATCCGGTGCTGCTGCCGTCGCCGATGGAAGTGCAGACCCTCGAAGAGCCGTTCATCCAGGCCTCGATTATCACGCCCGAAGAGTACATCGGGCAAATCATGCAGATCTCGATTGAGCATCGCGGCGTGCACATGAACACGGAATACATCGACGCCAAGCGGGTGAACATGCATTATGAGTTTCCGCTGGCGGAAATTATTTTTGATTTTTACGACAAGCTGAAAAGCGTCTCCCGCGGCTACGCCTCGTTCGACTATGAGTTCCTCGATTACCGGAAGAGCGAACTGACCAAGCTGGACATTCTCGTGAATGGCGAGGTCGTGGACGCGTTGTCGGTGATCGTGCATGCCGACAAAGCCTACAGTTGGGGACGCCGCGTGTGCGACCGCCTTGAAACGCTGATTCCACGGCAGCTTTTCGACGTGGCTATTCAGGCGGCGCTGGGATCGAAGATTATTGCCCGCTCAACGGTGAAGGCGATGCGCAAAAACGTGCTCGCCAAGTGCTACGGCGGCGATGTCAGCCGTAAGAAGAAGCTGCTCGAAAAGCAGAAGGCCGGCAAGAAACGCATGAAGGCTATCGGAAACGTGGAAATTCCGCAGGACGCGTTTCTCGCCATCCTGCGGGCCGAGTGA
- the lepB gene encoding signal peptidase I produces the protein MQLPTEKSPQQSMPTRPEPPRRKSVLREWTEFIVTLVLMVFFIRVTTVEAFRIPTGSMEDTLLIGDFLLVNKFVYGIHTPDWIGIPFTKIGFHIPATRLPGPRKVTPGDIIVFKYPPSPMWNRMTSEQKEHTERVNYIKRCIAGPGQTVEIREAQVYVDGKPFVNPPHSKFTKPTLPANIMDRDIFAPPGANWNRDNYGPITVPPGHFWAMGDNRDNSADSRYWGFLSEDDVVGEALVIYLSVNKFVPMSKFWEFIRWNRMASMIH, from the coding sequence GTGCAACTACCCACAGAAAAGAGCCCCCAGCAATCGATGCCAACCCGGCCCGAACCGCCGCGCCGCAAAAGCGTACTCCGTGAGTGGACGGAGTTTATTGTTACGCTCGTGCTGATGGTGTTTTTCATTCGCGTAACGACGGTGGAGGCGTTCCGCATTCCGACGGGCTCGATGGAAGATACTCTGCTGATCGGTGACTTCCTGCTGGTCAACAAGTTCGTCTACGGCATTCACACCCCGGATTGGATCGGCATTCCCTTCACCAAAATCGGGTTTCATATTCCCGCCACTCGCCTGCCCGGACCGCGCAAAGTCACTCCGGGAGATATTATCGTCTTCAAGTATCCGCCGTCTCCGATGTGGAACCGCATGACTTCCGAGCAGAAGGAGCACACGGAGCGCGTGAATTACATCAAACGCTGTATCGCGGGGCCCGGCCAGACGGTTGAAATCCGCGAAGCGCAGGTCTATGTGGACGGCAAGCCGTTTGTCAACCCGCCGCACTCCAAGTTCACCAAGCCGACGTTGCCGGCGAACATCATGGATCGCGACATCTTCGCGCCTCCGGGAGCGAACTGGAACCGCGACAACTACGGGCCGATTACGGTTCCTCCCGGCCACTTCTGGGCCATGGGGGACAACCGCGACAACTCCGCCGACTCGCGCTACTGGGGATTTCTCAGCGAGGACGACGTCGTGGGCGAAGCGCTGGTGATCTATCTCAGCGTCAACAAGTTCGTGCCGATGAGCAAGTTCTGGGAGTTCATCCGGTGGAATCGCATGGCGTCGATGATTCACTGA
- a CDS encoding DUF3108 domain-containing protein: MFAAGLPRTARAEDAAPAPQMSPVHWIGEVINYRVAFGVIPAGAARLSVLDTTTLDGHTAVHAISTARSAKAFDVVYRVRDSIETWFDADSVYSLRFHKRLSEGRFHDDQKVVYDHANGLAQLWSRGKEKPVQNVDPHVVDVLAAGYKARTVPLSVGDTILFKTHDVDKVYDLLVFVRGRETVETPAGRFDCFKVEPVLKSGGLFQKEKSARVFIWVTADQRRIPVQMQSKVSFGSVTATMDAYTPPTGHTP; encoded by the coding sequence ATGTTTGCCGCCGGATTGCCCCGGACCGCACGCGCGGAAGACGCCGCACCGGCTCCTCAAATGTCGCCGGTCCATTGGATCGGCGAGGTTATCAACTACCGGGTGGCCTTCGGCGTGATTCCAGCAGGCGCGGCTCGCCTGTCCGTGCTGGACACGACCACGCTGGACGGTCATACGGCGGTGCATGCCATTTCTACCGCGCGCTCGGCCAAGGCTTTTGACGTGGTTTACCGTGTGCGCGACTCCATCGAGACATGGTTTGACGCTGACTCCGTCTACAGTCTGCGTTTCCACAAGCGGCTCAGCGAAGGCCGTTTCCACGACGATCAGAAAGTGGTGTACGATCACGCCAATGGACTCGCGCAACTGTGGAGTCGTGGCAAGGAAAAGCCGGTGCAGAACGTGGATCCGCACGTGGTGGACGTGCTGGCCGCCGGCTACAAGGCGCGCACCGTGCCGCTGTCCGTGGGAGACACGATTCTGTTCAAGACCCACGATGTCGACAAGGTTTATGATCTGCTGGTGTTTGTGCGCGGGCGGGAGACGGTGGAGACACCCGCCGGAAGGTTCGACTGCTTCAAGGTGGAACCGGTGCTGAAGAGCGGCGGCCTGTTTCAAAAGGAAAAGAGTGCCCGCGTCTTCATCTGGGTGACCGCCGACCAGCGGCGCATTCCGGTGCAGATGCAGTCCAAGGTGTCTTTCGGATCGGTAACCGCAACGATGGACGCTTATACACCGCCGACGGGCCACACGCCCTGA
- a CDS encoding L-threonylcarbamoyladenylate synthase, producing the protein MQLIDLDSSNMSEAVAATAEAARRGDLILFPTDTVYGLGGMAFSKRVLEKLRRIKPERGGKPTAVLIDNIIRMSQCGGDVPGQRLVALAETFWPGPLTMVWKASNAIPAEFQTTDHSLGYRVPNHPFLLELLRELETPMWATSANLPGHPAPRIYSEIKEAVLNACDLVIQTKEFLTGKASTVVDVRGREPLIIRESGVKESDIRKIWKNA; encoded by the coding sequence ATGCAACTTATTGACCTCGACTCCAGTAACATGTCCGAGGCTGTCGCAGCGACAGCCGAGGCGGCACGGCGGGGCGACCTGATCCTTTTCCCGACCGACACGGTGTACGGTCTGGGGGGTATGGCCTTCAGCAAGCGGGTGCTGGAAAAACTGAGAAGGATTAAGCCCGAACGAGGCGGAAAGCCGACGGCAGTTTTGATCGACAATATCATTCGCATGAGCCAATGCGGCGGCGACGTGCCGGGGCAGCGGCTGGTCGCGCTGGCCGAGACGTTCTGGCCGGGCCCGCTGACGATGGTGTGGAAGGCGTCCAATGCCATTCCCGCGGAGTTTCAGACTACGGATCACTCGCTGGGATATCGCGTGCCGAATCATCCCTTTCTGCTGGAACTCCTGCGTGAATTGGAGACTCCGATGTGGGCGACCAGCGCCAATTTGCCGGGGCATCCCGCGCCGCGAATCTATTCCGAAATCAAGGAAGCGGTCCTCAATGCTTGCGATCTGGTGATCCAGACGAAGGAATTTCTTACGGGCAAGGCGTCCACGGTGGTGGACGTGCGCGGAAGAGAGCCGCTGATCATCCGCGAGTCGGGCGTGAAGGAAAGTGACATCCGCAAGATCTGGAAGAACGCTTAG
- a CDS encoding LptE family protein: protein MRSFRVIVLMAALALTGCYSFRGQSAGAIKSMAIPTFENESTEFGLAERVTQQLTTGFQSDGTLRVTTADQADAVLHGTVLRIEDLPYTARADQTVDEYRFSMTCQIELIDNKTQTPIWTQTNTEWAIYPYNGSQEFRDQAIQEAVNKLQQDILNRIVGSW from the coding sequence ATGAGATCCTTTAGAGTGATTGTGCTCATGGCCGCACTGGCCTTGACAGGCTGCTACTCGTTTCGCGGCCAAAGTGCCGGAGCGATAAAATCAATGGCCATTCCCACTTTCGAAAATGAGTCCACCGAGTTCGGCCTGGCGGAACGTGTGACGCAGCAATTGACCACAGGTTTTCAGAGCGACGGCACGCTGCGCGTTACCACGGCGGATCAGGCCGATGCGGTGCTGCACGGGACCGTGCTGCGCATCGAAGATCTGCCCTATACCGCGCGCGCCGACCAGACTGTGGATGAATACCGTTTTTCCATGACGTGCCAGATTGAGCTGATTGACAACAAGACGCAGACGCCGATCTGGACACAGACGAATACCGAGTGGGCCATTTATCCCTACAACGGCTCACAGGAATTCCGCGATCAGGCGATTCAGGAAGCCGTCAACAAACTGCAGCAAGACATTCTTAACCGAATTGTGGGAAGCTGGTAA